The following proteins come from a genomic window of Streptomyces sp. NBC_00539:
- a CDS encoding ABC transporter permease gives MRTPIAWLRRNLVVIAGLGTLAYLILPNVVVTVFSFNNPTGRFNYAWQEFSLDAWKDPCGVADLCGSLSLSLQIAVWATLGATVLGTAIAFALVRYRFRARGAVNSLIFLPMAMPEIVMAASLLALFLNMGIRLGFWTILIAHIMFCLSFVVAAVKARVLSMDPRLEEAARDLYAGPVQTFLRVTLPIAAPGIAAGALLSFALSFDDFIITNFNSGNTVTFPMFVWGSAQRGTPVQINVIGTAMFVIAVLVVLAGQTIGNRRKKAQPE, from the coding sequence ATGCGTACCCCCATCGCGTGGCTGCGCCGCAACCTCGTCGTGATCGCGGGTCTGGGCACCCTCGCCTACCTGATCCTGCCGAACGTCGTCGTGACGGTGTTCTCCTTCAACAACCCCACCGGGCGCTTCAACTACGCCTGGCAGGAGTTCTCGCTCGACGCCTGGAAGGACCCCTGCGGGGTCGCGGACCTGTGCGGCTCCCTGTCGCTCTCGCTCCAGATCGCCGTGTGGGCCACCCTCGGAGCCACCGTCCTCGGCACGGCGATCGCCTTCGCGCTCGTGCGCTACCGCTTCCGGGCGCGCGGCGCGGTCAACTCGCTGATCTTCCTGCCCATGGCGATGCCCGAGATCGTGATGGCCGCCTCGCTGCTGGCCCTCTTCCTCAACATGGGCATCAGGCTGGGCTTCTGGACGATCCTGATCGCCCACATCATGTTCTGCCTCAGCTTCGTCGTCGCCGCGGTCAAGGCGCGCGTCCTGTCCATGGACCCGCGGCTGGAGGAGGCCGCGCGCGACCTCTACGCGGGACCGGTGCAGACCTTCCTGCGCGTCACCCTGCCGATCGCGGCCCCCGGTATCGCGGCGGGTGCGCTGCTCTCCTTCGCGCTCTCCTTCGACGACTTCATCATCACCAACTTCAACTCGGGCAACACCGTCACCTTCCCCATGTTCGTGTGGGGATCGGCGCAGCGCGGTACGCCCGTCCAGATCAACGTCATCGGCACGGCGATGTTCGTCATCGCGGTGCTGGTGGTCCTCGCCGGTCAGACGATCGGCAACCGCCGCAAGAAGGCACAGCCCGAGTAA
- a CDS encoding ABC transporter ATP-binding protein, giving the protein MTDKTAGGDVRLAGISKHYGSFTAVHPLDLTIPQGSFFALLGASGCGKTTTLRMIAGLEEPSTGTVSLGDREVTQLPPYKRPVNTVFQSYALFPHLNIYENVAFGLRRRGVKSVKKQVDDMLELVQLGQFAERKPHQLSGGQQQRVAVARALINHPQVLLLDEPLGALDLKLRRQMQLELKRIQTEVGITFVHVTHDQEEAMTMADTVAVMNGGRVEQLGAPAELYENPKTTFVANFLGTSNLIEAEVLESGSGDVVVSSAGAKLRLPAARCSTTPRAGGKLLVGVRPEKISLVHADEEDTIAAGRNKITGTIADSSFIGVSTQFVIDSPVCPELEVYVQNIERDVRLTPGARVVLHWNPDHTFGLDAAQDIDAGIETVEESA; this is encoded by the coding sequence ATGACTGACAAGACCGCGGGCGGCGACGTCCGCCTCGCCGGGATCAGCAAGCACTACGGATCCTTCACCGCCGTGCACCCGCTCGATCTCACCATCCCCCAGGGCTCCTTCTTCGCCCTGCTCGGCGCCTCGGGCTGCGGGAAGACCACCACCCTGCGCATGATCGCCGGTCTGGAGGAGCCCTCCACCGGCACCGTCAGCCTCGGTGACCGCGAGGTCACCCAGCTGCCCCCGTACAAGCGCCCGGTGAACACCGTCTTCCAGAGCTACGCGCTCTTCCCACACCTGAACATCTACGAGAACGTCGCCTTCGGGCTGCGCCGCCGCGGCGTGAAGTCGGTCAAGAAGCAGGTCGACGACATGCTGGAACTGGTCCAGCTCGGCCAGTTCGCCGAGCGCAAACCGCACCAGCTCTCCGGCGGCCAGCAGCAGCGCGTCGCGGTCGCCCGCGCCCTGATCAACCACCCCCAGGTGCTGCTCCTGGACGAGCCGCTCGGCGCCCTCGACCTCAAGCTGCGCCGCCAGATGCAGCTGGAGCTCAAGCGGATCCAGACCGAGGTCGGCATCACCTTCGTCCACGTCACGCACGACCAGGAGGAGGCCATGACGATGGCCGACACCGTCGCGGTGATGAACGGCGGACGGGTGGAGCAGCTGGGCGCCCCCGCCGAGCTGTACGAGAACCCGAAGACCACCTTCGTGGCCAACTTCCTCGGCACCTCCAACCTCATCGAGGCCGAGGTGCTGGAGTCCGGGTCCGGCGACGTCGTCGTCTCCAGCGCGGGCGCGAAGCTCAGGCTGCCCGCCGCGCGATGTTCGACCACGCCCCGGGCCGGCGGAAAGCTGCTGGTCGGGGTGCGCCCCGAGAAGATATCCCTGGTCCACGCGGACGAGGAGGACACCATCGCGGCCGGCCGCAACAAGATCACCGGAACGATCGCCGACTCCTCCTTCATCGGGGTCTCCACCCAGTTCGTCATCGACAGCCCCGTCTGCCCGGAGCTCGAGGTCTACGTCCAGAACATCGAGCGCGACGTCCGCCTGACCCCGGGAGCCCGGGTCGTCCTGCACTGGAACCCGGACCACACGTTCGGCCTCGACGCGGCGCAGGACATCGACGCGGGCATCGAGACGGTCGAGGAGTCCGCGTGA
- the gabT gene encoding 4-aminobutyrate--2-oxoglutarate transaminase, whose product MTAVPQERRIVTAIPGPKSQELQARRLETVAGGVGSVLPVFTARAGGGIIEDVDGNRLIDFGSGIAVTSVGASAEAVVRRASAQLADFTHTCFMVTPYEGYVEVCEALAELTPGDHAKKSALFNSGAEAVENAVKIARAYTKRQAVVVFDHGYHGRTNLTMALTSKNMPYKNGFGPFAPEVYRVPVAYGYRWPTGAENCGPEAAAQAIDQITKQIGADNVAAIIIEPVLGEGGFIEPAKGFLPEIVKFANENGIVFVADEIQSGFCRTGQWFACEDEGIVPDLITTAKGIAGGLPLAAVTGRAEIMDAAHAGGLGGTYGGNPVACAGALGSIETMKELDLNAAAKKIENVMKARLTAMQEKYDIIGDIRGRGAMIAIELVKDPASKTPFPEAAGALAKACHAEGLLVLTCGTYGNVLRFLPPIVIGEDLLNEGLDIIEAAFAGI is encoded by the coding sequence ATGACCGCTGTCCCGCAGGAGCGCCGCATCGTCACCGCGATCCCCGGCCCCAAGTCGCAGGAGCTGCAGGCCCGCCGCCTCGAGACGGTGGCCGGCGGCGTGGGCTCCGTGCTCCCCGTCTTCACCGCCCGCGCGGGCGGCGGCATCATCGAGGACGTCGACGGCAACCGCCTGATCGACTTCGGTTCCGGCATCGCCGTGACCTCCGTCGGCGCCTCCGCCGAGGCCGTCGTGCGCCGCGCCTCCGCGCAGCTCGCCGACTTCACCCACACCTGCTTCATGGTCACCCCCTACGAGGGCTACGTGGAGGTCTGCGAGGCGCTCGCCGAGCTGACCCCGGGCGACCACGCGAAGAAGTCGGCGCTGTTCAACTCCGGCGCCGAGGCCGTCGAGAACGCCGTCAAGATCGCCCGTGCGTACACCAAGCGCCAGGCCGTCGTCGTCTTCGACCACGGCTACCACGGCCGTACGAACCTGACGATGGCGCTGACCTCGAAGAACATGCCGTACAAGAACGGCTTCGGCCCGTTCGCCCCCGAGGTCTACCGCGTCCCGGTCGCCTACGGCTACCGCTGGCCCACCGGCGCCGAGAACTGCGGCCCCGAGGCCGCCGCCCAGGCGATCGACCAGATCACCAAGCAGATCGGCGCCGACAACGTCGCCGCGATCATCATCGAGCCGGTCCTCGGCGAGGGCGGCTTCATCGAGCCGGCCAAGGGCTTCCTGCCGGAGATCGTGAAGTTCGCCAACGAGAACGGCATCGTCTTCGTCGCCGACGAGATCCAGTCCGGCTTCTGCCGTACCGGCCAGTGGTTCGCGTGCGAGGACGAGGGCATCGTCCCCGACCTGATCACCACCGCGAAGGGCATCGCGGGCGGTCTGCCGCTCGCCGCCGTGACCGGCCGCGCCGAGATCATGGACGCCGCGCACGCGGGTGGCCTGGGCGGCACCTACGGCGGCAACCCGGTGGCGTGCGCCGGTGCGCTCGGTTCCATCGAGACCATGAAGGAGCTCGACCTCAACGCCGCGGCGAAGAAGATCGAGAACGTCATGAAGGCCCGTCTGACGGCCATGCAGGAGAAGTACGACATCATCGGCGACATCCGCGGCCGCGGCGCCATGATCGCCATCGAGCTGGTCAAGGACCCCGCGTCCAAGACCCCGTTCCCGGAGGCGGCCGGCGCCCTCGCCAAGGCCTGCCACGCCGAGGGCCTGCTCGTCCTCACCTGTGGCACCTACGGCAACGTGCTCCGCTTCCTGCCGCCGATCGTCATCGGCGAGGACCTCCTGAACGAGGGCCTGGACATCATCGAGGCCGCTTTCGCGGGCATCTGA
- a CDS encoding NAD(P)/FAD-dependent oxidoreductase gives MAPVAMRSVAQSLSEALPVSYWLDDPGKPAAEPALTSDEACDLLVIGGGYSGLWTALIAKERDPARDVVLIEGKEAGWAASGRNGGFCAASLTHGFANGLARWPGELAKLEELGARNLDEIEAAIARYGIDCDFERTGEIDVATEPHQVEELRELYEEARKLGLADGSRWLDRDAVRAEVDSPTFLAGLWDTDGVAMLNPAKLAWGLKRACLGLGVRIYENTRGLSLTASGAGMAVRTPYGRIFARRVALGTNIFPSLVKRIRPFTVPVYDYALMTEPLTPEQLKAIGWGKRQGLGDSANQFHYFRITPENRILWGGYDAIYPYKGKLDSEYDHRPETYLKLAQHFFTAFPQLEGIKFSHAWGGAIDTCSRFSAFFGTAHSGKVAYAAGFTGLGVGATRFGADVMLDLLDGARTERTELEMVKSKPMPFPPEPFAWTGIALTKWSLARADARGGRRNLWLKVLDRFGLGFDS, from the coding sequence ATGGCCCCAGTCGCCATGCGAAGCGTTGCGCAATCCCTTTCCGAAGCACTGCCGGTCTCGTACTGGCTGGACGACCCGGGCAAGCCCGCCGCCGAGCCGGCGCTGACCTCCGACGAGGCCTGCGACCTGCTGGTCATCGGCGGGGGCTACAGCGGTCTGTGGACCGCGCTCATCGCCAAGGAGCGCGACCCCGCCCGGGACGTCGTCCTGATCGAGGGCAAGGAGGCGGGCTGGGCCGCCTCCGGCCGCAACGGCGGTTTCTGCGCCGCCTCCCTCACCCACGGCTTCGCCAACGGCCTGGCCCGCTGGCCCGGCGAGCTGGCGAAGCTGGAGGAGCTGGGCGCCCGCAACCTCGACGAGATCGAGGCGGCCATCGCCCGTTACGGCATCGACTGCGACTTCGAGCGCACCGGCGAGATCGACGTGGCGACCGAGCCCCACCAGGTCGAGGAACTGCGCGAACTGTACGAGGAGGCCCGCAAGCTGGGTCTCGCCGACGGCTCGCGCTGGCTGGACCGCGACGCGGTCCGCGCCGAGGTCGACTCCCCGACCTTCCTCGCGGGGCTGTGGGACACCGACGGCGTCGCCATGCTCAACCCCGCGAAGCTCGCCTGGGGCCTCAAGCGGGCCTGCCTGGGCCTCGGCGTGCGGATCTACGAGAACACCCGCGGGCTCTCGCTGACCGCCTCCGGCGCCGGCATGGCCGTACGCACCCCGTACGGGCGGATCTTCGCCCGCCGGGTCGCGCTGGGGACCAACATCTTCCCGTCGCTGGTCAAGCGGATCCGGCCGTTCACCGTCCCCGTCTACGACTACGCGCTGATGACCGAGCCGCTCACCCCCGAGCAGCTCAAGGCCATCGGCTGGGGCAAGCGCCAGGGCCTCGGCGACAGCGCCAACCAGTTCCACTACTTCCGCATCACCCCGGAGAACCGCATCCTGTGGGGCGGGTACGACGCCATCTACCCCTACAAGGGCAAGCTGGACTCCGAGTACGACCACCGCCCCGAGACGTACCTCAAGCTCGCGCAGCACTTCTTCACCGCCTTCCCGCAGCTGGAAGGCATCAAGTTCAGCCACGCCTGGGGCGGGGCGATCGACACCTGCTCCCGGTTCTCCGCCTTCTTCGGCACCGCGCACTCCGGCAAGGTGGCCTACGCGGCCGGGTTCACCGGACTGGGCGTCGGCGCCACCCGCTTCGGCGCGGACGTGATGCTCGACCTGCTGGACGGCGCGCGCACCGAGCGGACCGAGCTGGAGATGGTGAAGTCCAAGCCGATGCCGTTCCCGCCGGAGCCCTTCGCCTGGACCGGCATCGCCCTCACCAAGTGGTCGCTGGCCCGGGCCGACGCCCGGGGCGGGCGCCGCAACCTCTGGCTCAAGGTGCTCGACCGCTTCGGCCTGGGCTTCGACAGCTGA
- a CDS encoding phosphatase PAP2 family protein: MSETPRSRETGGDTSTGLPQRRTGHAFAHTPHRSDGRTPQTPRGARQPDPGGRPGTTPPVPGRPAILRAALCALLFALTTWQVLVSGPLLAPDARLSRALVRTVPDPVTERLADLGNVPVALPVLLLALCYALWRGDRGGAAAAAVAMAVVPALIVPLKEWTGRPGPLEPWAAGYYPSGHTATALVAYGGAALLVRPYTRGPWPTVLAVLLAGLTAAGLVVRGFHWPLDVLASLLLCAPLLLGVRWAVGRSRSRSRG; the protein is encoded by the coding sequence ATGAGTGAGACACCCCGCTCCCGGGAAACCGGGGGCGACACCAGTACCGGGCTTCCCCAGCGCCGCACTGGGCATGCGTTCGCGCACACTCCTCACCGATCGGACGGCCGTACGCCCCAAACCCCCCGGGGCGCACGGCAACCCGATCCGGGCGGCCGTCCCGGAACCACCCCCCCTGTTCCGGGACGGCCGGCCATTCTCCGAGCCGCGCTCTGCGCGCTCCTCTTCGCCCTGACCACCTGGCAGGTCCTGGTCTCGGGTCCGCTGCTCGCCCCGGACGCCCGGCTGAGCCGCGCGCTCGTCCGTACGGTCCCCGACCCCGTCACCGAACGCCTCGCGGACCTCGGCAACGTCCCCGTCGCCCTGCCCGTGCTCCTCCTCGCGCTCTGCTACGCCCTGTGGCGCGGCGACCGCGGAGGCGCCGCCGCAGCGGCGGTGGCCATGGCCGTGGTGCCGGCGCTGATCGTCCCGCTCAAGGAGTGGACCGGCCGCCCCGGCCCCCTGGAGCCGTGGGCCGCCGGCTACTACCCCTCGGGGCACACGGCGACGGCCCTCGTGGCGTACGGGGGCGCAGCCCTGCTCGTACGCCCGTACACCCGCGGCCCCTGGCCCACGGTGCTCGCCGTCCTCCTGGCGGGGCTGACGGCGGCGGGCCTGGTCGTGCGGGGCTTCCACTGGCCCTTGGACGTCCTGGCGAGCCTGCTGCTGTGCGCGCCGCTGCTGCTCGGGGTGCGGTGGGCCGTGGGCCGGTCCCGGTCCCGGTCCCGGGGGTAG
- a CDS encoding PucR family transcriptional regulator: MPLTLASLVQHSALKLGVRAGEGRLDTPVRWAHVSELADPVPYMEGGELLLITAMKLDAEDPEEMRRYVRRLAAAGVVGIGFAIGVNYEAIPEALVDAARAEDLPLLEVPRRTPFLAISKAVSAALAADQYRAVTAGFEAQRELTRAALSADGPAELLAKLAAHVHGWAALYDTSGAVVAAAPDWAARRAARLTPDVERLRERPAPASAVVGGTEDRVELQSLGTGRRPRGALAVGTGAPLGTAERYAVHSAVALLTLTTERSRSLHDAESRLGAAVLRMLMTGEAEHARAVAGDLYGALLDAPFRIVVAEPALAGTAQPEGLAQLADAVESAAARTGEALLVVPEDGRLVVLAAEAGSAVQACAQYAEALEGRRGRDAAGPEPDELVVGLSAPAGPPGVAAACKQADQALAVARRRGRPLVEHEDLAAGSVLPLLADDAVRAFADGTLRALREHDAKGRGDLVASLYAWLSRHGQWDAAAVDLGVHRHTLRYRMRRVEEILGRSLDDPDVRMELWLALKASPPAA, translated from the coding sequence ATGCCGCTCACCCTCGCCTCGCTCGTCCAGCACTCGGCCCTCAAACTCGGCGTCCGGGCGGGGGAGGGCCGCCTCGACACCCCCGTGCGCTGGGCCCACGTCAGCGAGCTCGCCGACCCCGTCCCGTACATGGAGGGCGGCGAGCTGCTGCTGATCACCGCCATGAAGCTGGACGCGGAGGACCCCGAGGAGATGCGCCGCTACGTACGGCGGCTCGCGGCGGCCGGCGTCGTCGGCATCGGCTTCGCGATCGGCGTCAACTACGAGGCGATCCCCGAGGCGCTGGTCGACGCGGCGCGGGCGGAGGACCTGCCGCTGCTGGAGGTACCGCGCCGGACCCCGTTCCTCGCCATCAGCAAGGCCGTCTCGGCGGCGCTGGCGGCCGACCAGTACCGGGCCGTGACGGCCGGCTTCGAGGCGCAGCGGGAGCTGACCCGGGCCGCGCTGTCCGCCGACGGGCCCGCCGAGCTGCTGGCGAAGCTGGCCGCCCACGTGCACGGCTGGGCCGCGCTCTACGACACCTCCGGCGCGGTCGTCGCCGCCGCGCCGGACTGGGCCGCGCGCCGGGCCGCCCGGCTGACCCCGGACGTGGAGCGGCTGCGGGAGCGGCCCGCGCCCGCGAGCGCCGTGGTGGGCGGGACGGAGGACCGCGTCGAGCTCCAGTCGCTCGGCACCGGGCGGCGGCCCCGGGGCGCGCTGGCCGTGGGCACGGGAGCGCCGCTGGGCACCGCCGAACGGTACGCCGTGCACTCCGCGGTGGCCCTGCTCACCCTCACCACCGAGCGGTCGCGCTCGCTGCACGACGCCGAGTCACGGCTCGGCGCGGCCGTGCTGCGGATGCTGATGACCGGCGAGGCGGAGCATGCCCGGGCCGTGGCGGGGGACCTGTACGGGGCCCTGCTGGACGCCCCGTTCCGCATCGTCGTCGCCGAGCCGGCGCTGGCGGGGACGGCGCAGCCGGAGGGGCTCGCGCAGCTGGCCGACGCGGTCGAGTCGGCGGCGGCCCGGACGGGGGAGGCGCTGCTGGTGGTCCCCGAGGACGGGCGGTTGGTGGTCCTGGCGGCGGAGGCCGGCTCAGCGGTGCAGGCCTGCGCGCAGTACGCGGAGGCGCTGGAGGGGCGGCGCGGGCGGGACGCGGCCGGGCCGGAACCGGACGAACTGGTGGTGGGCCTGTCCGCCCCGGCGGGGCCCCCGGGGGTGGCGGCCGCCTGCAAGCAGGCCGACCAGGCCCTCGCGGTGGCCCGGCGGCGCGGACGGCCCCTGGTGGAGCACGAGGACCTCGCGGCGGGCTCCGTGCTCCCGCTGCTGGCCGACGACGCGGTACGGGCCTTCGCGGACGGCACGCTGCGGGCGCTGCGCGAGCACGACGCGAAGGGGCGGGGCGACCTGGTGGCCTCGCTGTACGCGTGGCTGTCGCGCCACGGGCAGTGGGACGCCGCCGCGGTCGACCTCGGCGTGCACCGGCACACGCTGCGGTACCGGATGCGGAGGGTGGAGGAGATCCTGGGGCGCTCCCTGGACGACCCGGACGTCCGCATGGAGCTGTGGCTCGCCCTCAAGGCCAGCCCGCCCGCGGCGTAG
- a CDS encoding ATP/GTP-binding protein, which produces MDTDGAYQEQRVGGGRVPRPAGPPPMPAAPPAAPPKPGYAPGAGPAFAEWLRVPRPKAEPGTWRFGHRPPARAEAEPAQDRALLSGAVISFLACVLVWSLLTNGYIPKVDVPVKALTPQSWWRLGDDPVDGRGVAALQAYALLITGVLVVWFSRLGSWRPAFERLVAARGPVARVAGATAGALFVLMLIWTKTLTVLGLVGDHLPYEDMSAGTQTLVAYLVYVVTGLPVVVFFVRLARRTDGARRGPADPVAAPVAEDPVAWNELRAAGLPEAAERLAGEIGAGRMNDVDYARIRRAWESVRADPGRARAFAQAVRDKGAAACVHPSGARDLPARAARHDLPARQVLLGTVEDGERNPWARRGTGLALDPDVLGTSLLAVGPSGSGKTRRLVRPVVETLALQALAGQAAVIVVASAGTALGPDTAYDVVVRVGDPDSVYDLDLYGGTTDPDEAASLLAEAFAGDVPGTEVRRAATALAQLLGPFHAAYGRFPGVPELRELLDQVPAALDALRTALEDTGRHVMLRELDARARQYGTPGDPGPLLADRVALLDRPAFAGFFDTTGQGRPFSLRSLEHPLRVRVDLPERAHAEASRVLARLLLAQFNASAAARTDRSLFAFLAFDDASHTLTPETVRGIQRLRSANAGVLLALRTLDDVPEALRTPLLGAVGCRMAFSGVTTWDGKRFAEAWGTEWVETRDVTHRTVFADQPLTRAVHAFRKLITGKAVTTDAVTVRQVERERWSASELAHAVPPGHAVLSLTSVRGERAAPLLVRLAGTS; this is translated from the coding sequence ATGGACACCGACGGCGCGTACCAGGAGCAGCGGGTGGGGGGCGGCCGCGTGCCGAGGCCCGCCGGTCCTCCGCCCATGCCCGCAGCCCCCCCGGCCGCGCCGCCGAAGCCCGGGTACGCCCCGGGCGCCGGTCCCGCGTTCGCCGAGTGGCTGCGGGTCCCGCGGCCGAAGGCAGAACCCGGCACCTGGCGGTTCGGTCACCGGCCGCCCGCGAGGGCCGAGGCGGAACCCGCCCAGGACCGGGCGCTGCTGAGCGGGGCCGTGATCTCGTTCCTCGCGTGCGTGCTGGTCTGGTCCCTGCTGACGAACGGGTACATCCCGAAGGTCGACGTGCCCGTGAAGGCGCTCACCCCGCAGAGCTGGTGGCGGCTCGGTGACGACCCGGTCGACGGCCGGGGCGTCGCCGCGCTCCAGGCGTACGCGCTGCTGATCACCGGTGTGCTCGTGGTGTGGTTCAGCCGCCTGGGCTCCTGGCGGCCGGCCTTCGAACGGCTCGTCGCCGCGCGCGGCCCGGTGGCGCGGGTGGCGGGCGCGACGGCCGGGGCGCTGTTCGTCCTGATGCTCATCTGGACGAAGACGCTGACGGTGCTCGGCCTGGTCGGCGACCACCTGCCGTACGAGGACATGAGCGCGGGCACGCAGACCCTGGTCGCCTACCTCGTCTACGTGGTGACCGGGCTGCCCGTCGTGGTCTTCTTCGTCCGGCTGGCCCGGCGGACGGACGGGGCGCGGCGCGGGCCGGCGGACCCCGTCGCCGCCCCCGTCGCCGAGGACCCGGTCGCCTGGAACGAGCTGCGCGCGGCCGGGCTCCCGGAGGCCGCCGAGCGGCTCGCCGGGGAGATCGGCGCCGGGCGGATGAACGACGTGGACTACGCGCGGATCCGGCGGGCGTGGGAGAGCGTACGGGCCGACCCGGGGCGTGCCCGGGCCTTCGCGCAGGCCGTGCGGGACAAGGGGGCGGCGGCGTGCGTGCACCCGTCCGGCGCGCGGGACCTGCCCGCGCGGGCCGCGCGGCACGACCTGCCCGCCCGGCAGGTGCTGCTGGGCACCGTGGAGGACGGCGAGCGCAACCCCTGGGCCCGCCGCGGGACGGGGCTCGCGCTCGACCCCGACGTGCTCGGCACCTCCCTGCTCGCCGTCGGCCCCTCCGGCTCCGGCAAGACCCGGCGGCTGGTCCGCCCCGTCGTGGAGACGCTCGCCCTCCAGGCACTGGCCGGCCAGGCCGCGGTCATCGTCGTGGCCTCCGCCGGAACCGCCCTGGGCCCCGACACCGCCTACGACGTCGTGGTGCGCGTCGGCGACCCCGACTCCGTCTACGACCTCGACCTCTACGGCGGCACCACCGACCCCGACGAGGCCGCCTCCCTGCTCGCCGAGGCCTTCGCCGGTGACGTCCCCGGGACGGAGGTCCGCCGGGCCGCGACCGCCCTCGCCCAGCTGCTGGGCCCCTTCCACGCCGCTTACGGCCGCTTCCCCGGAGTGCCCGAGCTGCGCGAGCTCCTCGACCAGGTGCCCGCCGCGCTCGACGCCCTGCGCACCGCCCTGGAGGACACTGGCCGGCACGTGATGCTCCGCGAGCTCGACGCCCGCGCCCGCCAGTACGGCACCCCCGGCGACCCCGGGCCGCTGCTCGCCGACCGGGTGGCGCTGCTGGACCGGCCCGCCTTCGCCGGCTTCTTCGACACCACCGGGCAGGGACGGCCGTTCTCCCTGCGCTCGCTGGAACACCCGCTGCGGGTGCGCGTCGACCTGCCCGAGCGGGCGCACGCCGAGGCCTCCCGGGTCCTGGCCCGGCTGCTGCTCGCCCAGTTCAACGCCTCCGCCGCGGCCCGTACCGACCGCTCGCTCTTCGCCTTCCTCGCCTTCGACGACGCCTCCCACACCCTGACCCCCGAGACCGTGCGCGGCATCCAGCGGCTGCGCTCGGCCAACGCCGGGGTGCTGCTGGCGCTGCGCACGCTGGACGACGTACCGGAGGCGCTCCGGACGCCGCTGCTCGGCGCGGTCGGCTGCCGGATGGCCTTCTCGGGGGTGACCACCTGGGACGGCAAGCGCTTCGCCGAGGCCTGGGGCACCGAGTGGGTCGAGACGCGGGACGTGACCCACCGGACGGTCTTCGCGGACCAGCCGCTGACCCGGGCGGTACACGCCTTCCGCAAGCTGATCACCGGCAAGGCCGTCACCACGGACGCGGTGACCGTGCGGCAGGTGGAGCGGGAGCGGTGGTCGGCGTCGGAGCTCGCGCACGCGGTGCCGCCGGGGCACGCGGTGCTGTCACTGACCTCCGTCCGAGGGGAACGGGCAGCTCCGCTTCTGGTCAGGCTGGCCGGAACGAGCTGA
- a CDS encoding ABC transporter permease — MSATTAPPQAAPATDPPVHKPSMRKRLVPYWLLLPGILWLLVFFVLPMVYQASTSVQTGSLEEGFKVTWHFQTYWDAFTDYVPQFLRSLLYAGTATVLCLLLGYPLAYLIAFKAGRWRNLLLVLVIAPFFTSFLIRTLAWKTILADGGPVVGVLNKIGFLDVTSWLGMTEGDRVLATPLAVVCGLTYNFLPFMILPLYTSLERIDTRLHEAAGDLYARPATVFRKVTFPLSMPGVVSGTLLTFIPASGDYVNAELLGSADTRMIGNVIQSQYLRILDYPTAAALSFILMAIVLIMVTIYIRRAGTEDLV, encoded by the coding sequence GTGAGCGCCACCACCGCGCCGCCCCAGGCCGCCCCTGCGACCGACCCCCCGGTCCACAAGCCGTCGATGCGCAAGCGGCTGGTCCCGTACTGGCTGCTGCTGCCCGGCATCCTGTGGCTGCTGGTGTTCTTCGTCCTGCCGATGGTCTACCAGGCCTCGACCTCGGTACAGACCGGCTCCCTCGAAGAGGGCTTCAAGGTCACCTGGCACTTCCAGACGTACTGGGACGCCTTCACCGACTACGTCCCGCAGTTCCTCCGCTCGCTCCTGTACGCCGGCACCGCGACCGTCCTGTGCCTGCTGCTCGGGTACCCGCTCGCCTACCTGATCGCCTTCAAGGCGGGCCGCTGGCGCAACCTCCTGCTGGTGCTGGTCATCGCCCCGTTCTTCACCAGCTTCCTGATCCGCACGCTGGCCTGGAAGACGATCCTGGCCGACGGCGGCCCGGTCGTCGGCGTGCTCAACAAGATCGGCTTCCTGGACGTCACCAGCTGGCTGGGCATGACCGAGGGCGACCGGGTCCTGGCCACGCCGCTCGCGGTGGTCTGCGGTCTGACGTACAACTTCCTCCCCTTCATGATCCTTCCGCTGTACACCTCGCTGGAGCGCATCGACACCCGCCTCCACGAGGCGGCCGGCGACCTGTACGCCCGTCCCGCCACGGTGTTCCGGAAGGTGACCTTCCCGCTCTCGATGCCGGGCGTGGTCTCCGGGACCCTGCTGACCTTCATCCCGGCGAGCGGCGACTACGTCAACGCCGAACTGCTCGGCTCGGCCGACACCCGGATGATCGGCAACGTCATCCAGTCGCAGTACCTGCGCATCCTCGACTACCCGACGGCGGCCGCGCTGTCCTTCATCCTCATGGCCATCGTGCTGATCATGGTCACCATCTACATCCGCCGAGCGGGGACGGAGGACCTGGTCTGA